The Oncorhynchus mykiss isolate Arlee chromosome 5, USDA_OmykA_1.1, whole genome shotgun sequence DNA window AGAAAAAAAAGGGGCCAGTTGGAGAGGCATTGGTTACCACATCCCTTACCATTTTTAAAAAggtgcgcgcacacacatacacacacacagtcaataaaTACGTTTACCAGTTATTGCTAATCCTGACGAACTTCACATTTTTGTATCTAAAACGACCTCTGTTTTCAGTGTACTAACTTAACAATTTGTGTTCACTGGATTTTTACGTATACGTAAGCATGCGTCTCATTTCGTCAAGAGACCCGCTTAGTTTGTCACCCTCGATTCATAATAATAACAAGATTAGTGGTCTCCGCAAGTGTCCCCTTAAAGGACTATCCTATGATCTGAGTAGGGAGAGAAACGCACAGCCGGAAATAGCACCCAAATCCCATGGGAGTGGATGAGAGAACAGGCGGGTGGTGACTCTGGTGTTGCTTCATGTCTTGTTCCTGGTGAACATGCGCTCGCTCCGCAGCGTCAGGTGCTGGAGCTGGAACTGCAGCACCTCTGTGTCGGCCGGAGGCTCCTTGACACTCATTTTGTCCAGGTTGAGGTAGTCCAGGGACTTGGACTGGGCCCTCTTCCCCTTGAGAAGGCAGAGGGGCAGGGGGCCGTGGTGCAGGGCCCTCCCTGGGCCACCCTCCCCTTGGGACAGGGGCCTGAGGTAGGGGTCACCTGAGCTGGGCATGCGCCTACGCCGGCGCCCGTTGACCACGGGGATGTCGTATGGCTGGTAGTAGCGGTTTTTGGCTTTGTAGATGCGCGACGCCCGGTGGATGCCCAGGTCCATGGGTTTGGGGACAGAACTGGGCAAGGCCTCTGATGCTGTTGACGTTGTGGTGGTCGGTGTGGTGATAAGGGTCTTCTCTGGGTTGGGAGACCACTTGTGGGCTAGTTTTAGCAGCTCCTCGCCGGTGGTGAAGCCGACTAGGTAGTTGGAGTCCATGTGGAGAATCTGGAAGCCTGAAACAGTACTTTTGATGGGGGAGCAGGGGGTGCTGGCACAGCGGGGCCTGTCCCCTGTATCGGGTTTCAGCATGGCTTTGACCTCTGCAGCAGCAGGTAGAACAGAGATGGGTGTCCTGGACACGCCACTGACATCCATTTCCATCTTTACCGACATGACCTGacgagagaaataaataaatatatatttttttatatataatatatttatctatatgatagagagcgagagagagagagagagagagagagagacagacagagatgaagagaacaaaaacaaaataataacTACAAAGTCATCCTCTTTTTAAAAAATTGTTCAAACCATTCTCAGACACATGGTCCACACAGTGATACTTTTATTCA harbors:
- the macir gene encoding macrophage immunometabolism regulator, which produces MSVKMEMDVSGVSRTPISVLPAAAEVKAMLKPDTGDRPRCASTPCSPIKSTVSGFQILHMDSNYLVGFTTGEELLKLAHKWSPNPEKTLITTPTTTTSTASEALPSSVPKPMDLGIHRASRIYKAKNRYYQPYDIPVVNGRRRRRMPSSGDPYLRPLSQGEGGPGRALHHGPLPLCLLKGKRAQSKSLDYLNLDKMSVKEPPADTEVLQFQLQHLTLRSERMFTRNKT